The Chitinophaga sp. Cy-1792 genome contains the following window.
GTTCAAAACGCTCAGGGAGGTTATAGTCCACCTGGATGGTACCCAGCTGCCATTTACGTCCCAGCGCATCTTTCACCATGAAGTCCAGCTTAGGACCATAGAACGCTGCTTCACCATATTCAACTACAGTAGGCAGGCCTTTTTCGTTTGCTGATTCGATGATCGCGCTTTCCGCCAGTTCCCAGTTTTCTTCGGAACCGATGTATTTGCTGCGGTCTTCTTTATCGCGCAGGGAAACCTGGGCGGTATAGTTAGTGAAACCAAGGCTGTTAAATACGTACAGCACCAGGTCGATCACTTTCATGAATTCTTCCTTCACCTGATCAGGACGGCAGAAAAGATGCGCATCATCCTGAGTAAAGCCTCTTACACGGGTAAGACCGTGCAGCTCACCATGCTGTTCGTAGCGGTAAACGGTACCGAATTCAGCAAAGCGTACCGGTAAATCCTTGTAGGATTTAGGAGAAGCTTTATACAGTTCGCAGTGATGCGGACAGTTCATAGGTTTCAGCATGAACTCCTCACCTTCTTCAGGTGTGGTGATAGGTCTGAAACTGTCTTTCCCATATTTTTCGTAGTGACCGGAAGTCACGTACAGGTTTTTGTTACCGATATGCGGTGTAACAACCGGGAGGTAGCCGGTAGCCATCTGTGCATCCTGGAGGAAGCGTTGCAGGCGTTCACGCAGCAGCGCACCTTTAGGCAGCCACATAGGGAGGCCCAGACCTACTTTTTCAGAGAAGGTAAATAGTTCCAGTTCCTTACCCAGCTTACGGTGGTCACGTTTTTTAGCTTCTTCCAGCAGGGTCAGGTATTCTTCCAGTTCTTTTGCGTTCGGGAAGGTGATACCGTAGATGCGGGTCAGCATTTTATTGTTTTCATTACCACGCCAGTAAGCGCCGGCAATGTTGGTCAGTTTTATCGCCTTGATAAAACCGGTGTTCGGGATGTGTGGTCCGCGGCACAGATCAGTAAAACCACCCTGTGTATAGAAGGTAATGCTACCATCCTGGAGGTCGCTGATCAGTTCCAGCTTGTACTCATCTCCTTTTTCGGTGAAATATTGCAGGGCATCAGCTTTGCTGACTTCCTTGCGGGTGTATTCGCTGTTGTGTTTTGCCAGCTCTACCATTTTAGCTTCGATCTTTCTCAGATCTTCTTCTGTAATGGCACGACCACCCAGGTCGATATCGTAATAGAAACCGTTTTCAATTGAAGGGCCTATACCCAGTTTTACGCCAGGGTACAGTGCTTCCAGCGCTTCAGCCATAAGGTGGGCTGAAGAGTGCCACATGGTAGACTTGCCATCCGTATCCGTCCACGTAAGTAACTGCAGATTCGCATCCGTCGTAATAGGACGGGTAGCGTCCACAACGTCCCCGTTAACCTTTGCAGCCAATACCTTACGCGCCAATCCTTCGCTGATGGATTTGGCGATGTCCAAAGCAGTTACGCCAGCTTCATACTGTCGCACCGCGCCATCTGGAAAAGTGATATTTATCATACGTTATTCTAATGTATCCAATTTTTTAGCAGATACTGTGTTCCTTTTAAATAGGTTGCGAAGTTAAGCAATAGCTCTTGTTTTTTAACCAAACTCCGGCAGAATTTGCAAATTATACATTTTAAACTTAGGAGCTAACAGGTTAACACTAACCGCAATATCTCCGAAAATAAGGTGCAGCACAGCAATTTGACGGCAGTTGATGGTAAGCATTAATTTTTCTTTCCGGAAGATAGTTAAGCTTTTGTTCCCGCTTCCCTGGCCGCCTTCGGCGGATGCGGCTTCCGTTATAATATCCTTCCGGGACTGGGCCCGATGCCTTCGGCATCGGGCCCAGTCCCATTTTTGTCGGCCGCCTGCGGTGGCCGACAAAAATGGGATAAAAATGCTTATTTATAAATTAACGAATCATTGGTAGACCCGCAACTTAACATCTTCTCTCCAAAATACGGATTTACGATCTTTTCAGTTTCACTCAGCCAATAAGCACCTTTGTCATCAAATGCCATCGGGCAAAACTGGTGGTAAACCGTATGGCCTTTATAGCCGGTGGTTTTAATAAGATCATACAGCATGTCAGATATCATCTGGAAAGAGGCCCTTTTGCCTTCAATATCCTGCTCCCCCTGCAAACCAGTCAGCTCAGCGCTGATACTGCCCGTAATACCCGTGATATTACCCAGGCGGGCACTATCCATCTGCAATAATTGCACCGGCAGACTATCCACATGCAATTTTAGCACTGCCGCTGCCGCACTGGCGGCCGTAGCATTAGAACCTGCAAATGCGGCAGAGAGCTGGTAATATGCCCCCATTACCTGGTTCAGGGAGTCATAATAAACGTCATTATAGGGTGCCTGTAAGGCGGTTGTGGCCGCAACGGCTGTATCTTCTCCCCCTTTTTCAGCACCCTGATTATGACAGGAAAACAGGCTGGCAGAGAGTATCATGGCTCCAAACGGGAGAAATATTTTTAATTTCATCTTTTCTAATTTGTTAAACAAAACTAAAGAATTGTATTCATAAGGATTATAATCTGATAATTATCCTTATAATCAGTAACTTTGCACGTTTTATTCAACCTTTGTATTTGTATTTTTTATGTTGATCGCATTACAGGACATAACATTTGAGTTTGGCTCCAGGGTGATTTTGGAAAATTCCTCCTGGCATATTGAACCCGGCGACCGTATCGGCCTGATAGGCCTGAACGGAACTGGTAAATCCACTTTGCTGCGCATCATCAATGGCGAATACTCTGTCTCCAAAGGAAGTGTCAATAAAAGTAAAAACCTGAGTATCGGTTTCTTCAACCAGGACCTCCTGAGCTTTGAAACAGACGAATCTATCCTCACCGTAGGTATGATGGCCTTTGGTAAAGCACTCGAGCTGGAAAAAGACATCGAAAGGATCACCAAAGAACTCGAACATAACCAGACCGACGAACTGCTCAACGAATTCAGTGATAAGTTACACGAATTCGAAGCCCTCGACGGTTATAATATGAAACACAAGACCGCCCAGGTACTGGAAGGTCTCGGTTTCAGCACGGCAGACCTGGAACGTCCCTACAGCCAGTTCTCCGGAGGTTGGCGTATGCGTGTACTCCTCGCCCGTCTTATCCTCCAGCAGCCGGATGTACTCATGCTCGATGAGCCTACCAACCACCTTGACCTTCCTTCCATCGAATGGCTGGAGCGTTACCTGATTGGTTACAACGGCGCCGTGATCATCGTTTCCCACGACCGCTTCTTCCTGGACCGTATGGTAAATGGTATCGTAGAAGTTTACCAGCAGCAGTTACACCACTACTCCGGTAACTACGAAGATTACGAAGTAGAGAAAGAACTGCGCCGCGAAATGCAGCAACGTGCCTACGAAAATCAGCAGGACTATATCCGCCAGCAGGAAAGATTTATCGAACGATTCAAGGCGAAAGCTTCCAAAGCCGCACAGGCACAGAGTATAGCCAAGCGCCTCGATAAGTTGGATAGAATCGAACAGGTAGATGGCGGCCCTTCCAAAATCCGTATCAACTTCACCGTTGAAAAGATGCCGGGAAAAATCCTCGCTACCCTGACCGATGTCAGCAAAAGCTTTGGCAACAACGTCATTCTTAAAAATACCGGTGCAGAGATCAACCGTGGTGATAAAATTGCCCTTATCGGTGCAAACGGTAAAGGTAAGTCTACCCTACTCCGCATCATTGCCGGCACCGAAACCCACGAAGGTGAGCGCACGCCGGGTCATAACGTAGTTACCAGTTTCTACGCCCAGCACCAGCTGGAATCCCTGGACCTCAACAGCGAGATCCTGGATGAGCTGAAAAATGCCGGCAGCGGTAAAACAGAACTGGAACTCCGTCAGCTGTTAGGCTGCTTCCTATTTACCGGCGACGACGTATTTAAAAAGATACGTATCCTTTCCGGTGGTGAAAAAGCCCGCGTAGCACTGGCTAAAACCATTATCAGCCAGGCCAACTTCCTCATGCTCGATGAGCCGACGAACCACCTGGACATGAACTCCGTACAGATGCTGATCGATGCACTCGCGAAATATGAAGGTAGTATCGTACTCGTTTCCCACGACCGTTATTTCGTTAGCCAGACAGCCAACAAAATCTGGGAAATCGTAGATGGTGAAATCAAAGAGTTTAAAGGCACCTACGGGGAATGGGAAGAATGGAAAAAACGTATGGCTGCCAATCAGCAGATCCAGGAAAAGGAGAAAACCACTCCTTCCCATGGTAACGCTGCCGCAGAAACGAAAAAAGAAACCAAAGCGGAAGCTGTAGCCCCTAAAGGCGCCATCAATAAAGATGTGCAGCGTGAACTGCAGAAACAACAGAAGCAGTTTAGTAACCTGGAAGGACAGCTGGCCAGTCTGAAAGCCCGCAAGGCTGACCTGGAAGCCAGCCTTGGCAATCCGGATATCTACGGCAACAAGGATAAATTCGCTTCTGTGGAAAGTGAATACAATGATGTACTCAAATTCCTCGAAAGAGCGAATGAACAATATGAAGGGCTGTTCGACAAAATCATGCAGCTGGAAGCAGCGCTGATGAGCTAATGCCGCCCCCATACCCCGGAAATACCTGTAACACAGGCTTCTCCGGGGTATATCATCTCACAAAAACAAACATTTTCATGCAAAAAATTCTTGTAGTAGAAGATGAAGTGAAAGTTGCCAACGCTGTAAAAAAAGGATTGGAAGAAAATGGTTTTGATGTGGACGTTGCCTATGACGGCCGTATGGCTAAAAGCCTCGTCAACAGCAACAATTACGACCTGGTTATCCTCGACCTCAATCTGCCCCACAGCAACGGATACGAACTTTGCGAGGTGATACGACAGAAAAACATCCGTATTCCCATTATTATGCTGACGGCCTTAGGTGGTATGGATGATAAAATGCAGGCTTTTGAACTAGGGGCAGATGATTACCTCGTAAAACCCTTCGACTTCAGAGAACTACTTGCCAGAATACGCGTATTCCTCAAACGTGCCGGCTCCGAAACTTCACAAAGTACCCAATACAAAATCGTTATAGGCGACCTCGAAATCGACCGGGAAAAGAAAGAAGTGAGCCGTAGCGGCAAAAAAATAGCCCTTACTGCCAAAGAATACCAGCTGCTGGAATTCCTGGCCCTCCATAAAGGAAAAGTTATTTCCAAACTTACCATTGCCGAGAAAGTATGGGATATCGACTTTGACACAGGTACCAATGTGATCGAAGTATATATGAACTTCCTTCGTAAAAAAATTGACAAGGATTTCGAAAATAAACTCCTGCATACCAAAACAGGTATGGGTTATTACCTCTCAGAAGAATAGCCTCCATTGAAGATCAAATACAAAATAGCGCTCTATTATACGGTGTCAGCAACGCTGATGCTGATGATATTTGCCGTGCTGGTGTATTACTTTTCTTCAAAATCCAGGAAAGCAGAATACCTGGAACGCCTGGAATACCGTGCCCGCTCCATTGCCAATGTGATCATCGAAGATGGCCATGTAAAAGTGGACCTGCTTCGCAAGCTGGACCGCACTACCTTCCAGGACCTTTACAAAGAAAGCATTCTTGTATATAATACCAATTACGATCTCCTCTACAGCAACCTGAAAGATACCACCATTCGCACCCACCGCAGCCTGCTGGATTATATCAGGCAAAACAAAACCTTCAGTTACGAAAAAGGCAGTGGCGAAGAAGTAGGTATTTATTATACCGAAGAGAATGTTTCGGTGATTGTAATTGTATCTTCCTTTGACAAATATGGTTACCAGAACCTCCAGAACCTGAGCCGTATCCTGCTCCTGGAGCTGGCCACAGCCATTCTGGTACTGGTGGGCGTGGGTTATTTCTTCGCCCGTAAAATGGTGGAACCCATTGATAAGCTGGTGAAGGAAGTGGACAGTATCAACGCCAACAACCTGCAGGACAGAGAAGTGGCCGTGCAGGGACGGGACGAGATTGCCAAGCTGGCTGCCAACTTCAATACGATGCTGCAGCGACTCAGCGACTCATTCGATCTGCAGAAAAGCTTTGTGAGCAATGCTTCCCATGAACTGCGGACGCCCCTCGCCTCTATTATCAGTCAGTTACAGGTAACGCTGTCGAAAGAACGCAGCGCAGAAGAATACCAGAGCGTATTAAGCTCCGTACTGGAAGATGCCGAAAGTCTGA
Protein-coding sequences here:
- the thrS gene encoding threonine--tRNA ligase, translating into MINITFPDGAVRQYEAGVTALDIAKSISEGLARKVLAAKVNGDVVDATRPITTDANLQLLTWTDTDGKSTMWHSSAHLMAEALEALYPGVKLGIGPSIENGFYYDIDLGGRAITEEDLRKIEAKMVELAKHNSEYTRKEVSKADALQYFTEKGDEYKLELISDLQDGSITFYTQGGFTDLCRGPHIPNTGFIKAIKLTNIAGAYWRGNENNKMLTRIYGITFPNAKELEEYLTLLEEAKKRDHRKLGKELELFTFSEKVGLGLPMWLPKGALLRERLQRFLQDAQMATGYLPVVTPHIGNKNLYVTSGHYEKYGKDSFRPITTPEEGEEFMLKPMNCPHHCELYKASPKSYKDLPVRFAEFGTVYRYEQHGELHGLTRVRGFTQDDAHLFCRPDQVKEEFMKVIDLVLYVFNSLGFTNYTAQVSLRDKEDRSKYIGSEENWELAESAIIESANEKGLPTVVEYGEAAFYGPKLDFMVKDALGRKWQLGTIQVDYNLPERFELEYIGADNAKHRPVMIHRAPFGSLERFIAVLIEHCGGKFPLWLAPTQVKILPISDKSQEYAEKVAELLKKADIRAEIDDRSEKIGKKIREAELAKIPYMLVLGEKEAADNLVAVRRQAKGDLGTMNPDQFISLVNEEVVNRKPFE
- a CDS encoding DUF3347 domain-containing protein, translated to MKLKIFLPFGAMILSASLFSCHNQGAEKGGEDTAVAATTALQAPYNDVYYDSLNQVMGAYYQLSAAFAGSNATAASAAAAVLKLHVDSLPVQLLQMDSARLGNITGITGSISAELTGLQGEQDIEGKRASFQMISDMLYDLIKTTGYKGHTVYHQFCPMAFDDKGAYWLSETEKIVNPYFGEKMLSCGSTNDSLIYK
- a CDS encoding ABC-F family ATP-binding cassette domain-containing protein, which gives rise to MLIALQDITFEFGSRVILENSSWHIEPGDRIGLIGLNGTGKSTLLRIINGEYSVSKGSVNKSKNLSIGFFNQDLLSFETDESILTVGMMAFGKALELEKDIERITKELEHNQTDELLNEFSDKLHEFEALDGYNMKHKTAQVLEGLGFSTADLERPYSQFSGGWRMRVLLARLILQQPDVLMLDEPTNHLDLPSIEWLERYLIGYNGAVIIVSHDRFFLDRMVNGIVEVYQQQLHHYSGNYEDYEVEKELRREMQQRAYENQQDYIRQQERFIERFKAKASKAAQAQSIAKRLDKLDRIEQVDGGPSKIRINFTVEKMPGKILATLTDVSKSFGNNVILKNTGAEINRGDKIALIGANGKGKSTLLRIIAGTETHEGERTPGHNVVTSFYAQHQLESLDLNSEILDELKNAGSGKTELELRQLLGCFLFTGDDVFKKIRILSGGEKARVALAKTIISQANFLMLDEPTNHLDMNSVQMLIDALAKYEGSIVLVSHDRYFVSQTANKIWEIVDGEIKEFKGTYGEWEEWKKRMAANQQIQEKEKTTPSHGNAAAETKKETKAEAVAPKGAINKDVQRELQKQQKQFSNLEGQLASLKARKADLEASLGNPDIYGNKDKFASVESEYNDVLKFLERANEQYEGLFDKIMQLEAALMS
- a CDS encoding response regulator transcription factor, which gives rise to MQKILVVEDEVKVANAVKKGLEENGFDVDVAYDGRMAKSLVNSNNYDLVILDLNLPHSNGYELCEVIRQKNIRIPIIMLTALGGMDDKMQAFELGADDYLVKPFDFRELLARIRVFLKRAGSETSQSTQYKIVIGDLEIDREKKEVSRSGKKIALTAKEYQLLEFLALHKGKVISKLTIAEKVWDIDFDTGTNVIEVYMNFLRKKIDKDFENKLLHTKTGMGYYLSEE
- a CDS encoding cell wall metabolism sensor histidine kinase WalK; the protein is MKIKYKIALYYTVSATLMLMIFAVLVYYFSSKSRKAEYLERLEYRARSIANVIIEDGHVKVDLLRKLDRTTFQDLYKESILVYNTNYDLLYSNLKDTTIRTHRSLLDYIRQNKTFSYEKGSGEEVGIYYTEENVSVIVIVSSFDKYGYQNLQNLSRILLLELATAILVLVGVGYFFARKMVEPIDKLVKEVDSINANNLQDREVAVQGRDEIAKLAANFNTMLQRLSDSFDLQKSFVSNASHELRTPLASIISQLQVTLSKERSAEEYQSVLSSVLEDAESLTDLTNGLLQLAQSEMKEQEFVFGDVRIDELLMDMANLIRLKQRESKIDIQFNKFPDNDLLVTCFGNESLLKVLFINLVDNACKFSKDNTAHVFIDFYTQYIMVQIKDNGIGIPADEINKIFEPFYRGLNAQKVRGHGLGLSICKKIVQIHNGHITVTSTPEDGTTFTVILPHL